In Capsicum annuum cultivar UCD-10X-F1 chromosome 11, UCD10Xv1.1, whole genome shotgun sequence, one genomic interval encodes:
- the LOC124888907 gene encoding uncharacterized mitochondrial protein AtMg00860-like, translating to MVKEGIVLSHKIYAKGIEVDRAKVEVIEKLLPPISVNSVRSFLGHAGFYHRFMKDFSKIANPLCKLLEMEDSFVFDEECMKSFKFLKEKLVAAPILVTLDWSKPFEIMTEKYRKKGFLQLLKSDGKTDKPSRTRRIFSETIKAIVKKWTLWIRLDGQVGGRLLSRQTITSYVTLRPNYDVFRIK from the exons atggtgaaggagggcattgttcttaGTCACAAAATTTATGCAAAAGGGATCGAAGTTGACAGGGCAAAAGTAGAAGTGATAGAGAAATTACTCCCTCCCATCTCTGTAAATAGTGTACGTAGTTTCTTAGGCCATGCTGGATTCTACCATCGGTTTATGAAGGACTTCTCCAAGATCGCTAATCCATTATGTAAATTGTTGGAGATGGAAGATAGCTTTGTATTTGATGAGGAGTGCATGAAGTCATTTAAATTCCTTAAAGAGAAGCTTGTTGCTGCTCCTATTCTGGTTACTTTAGACTGGTCTAAACCTTTTGAAATCAT GACTGAGAAATACAGAAAGAAAGGATTTCTACAGTTGTTAAAGAGCGATGGGAAGACTGACAAACCATCAAGGACACGACGAATTTTCAGCGAAACCATCAAAGCCATAGTTAAAAAATGGACATTATGGATAAGGCTTGATGGTCAAGTTGGTGGACGGTTGCTCTCCCGGCAGACCATTACTTCCTACGTCACGCTGAGGCCAAATTATGAtgtttttagaataaaataa